The genomic DNA GATCCCCCGCCGCCCTTAGCCCAACCGTCTTAATGCGCAGATCATCCTAGGGTCAACTTTTTCTGGGATGGCCCATTCTTGGGATCTGTTTCATGGCCTAGGTTTCTAAGCCTGTACCAGGGGGTGGATGGCTTGAGCGATCGCAGTCTCTGGCAAAAAGGCTGAGTTATCCAACTCTACATCCCACGGTGCTGTGACAGCCGCCGCATAGGCATTAATCTGGCGGAGACGTGCTTCTGACACGGGTAGGTGGATAGCAGCATCCCGCGCTTTTACCCGTTCTAGGCAGGTTTCAAGTGGTGCATAGACGCGTACGAGCACCACCCGAAAGTGTTGCCTAATGGTGGCCATAAGGTCTGAGAAAGTTTGCGCTGTGCCTGTAGATTCAATACAGAGCGTTGGGTGGATCAGCGCTAGTTTGT from Candidatus Obscuribacterales bacterium includes the following:
- a CDS encoding AAA family ATPase yields the protein MYSSSNTRTCTLLILVGPKGAGKTFIGTALESHLKIKFLNIESIFLDLLRQKPDLNGIAMEHQGFQLVLDQLDKLALIHPTLCIESTGTAQTFSDLMATIRQHFRVVLVRVYAPLETCLERVKARDAAIHLPVSEARLRQINAYAAAVTAPWDVELDNSAFLPETAIAQAIHPLVQA